The genomic DNA CCCTTCCTTCTATTGCTAGAAGTGTATATCTATGAAACGTTCGAATTATTGTTCGTCTTTTACAACGATATGACGGATAATGTCGTCACTGATCTTAGCCAAACGATCGAACTCGTTTACAGCTTCAGAGCCAGCGTTGATTTTTACCAATTGGTAGAAACCATCACGGAAATCATTGATTTCGTACGCTAAACGACGTTTACCCCAATCTTTTGACTCGATGATCTCCGCACCGTTAGTAGTCAATACGT from Rossellomorea marisflavi includes the following:
- the rpsF gene encoding 30S ribosomal protein S6, with product MKKYEVMYIVRPNIDEESKKSVVERFDNVLTTNGAEIIESKDWGKRRLAYEINDFRDGFYQLVKINAGSEAVNEFDRLAKISDDIIRHIVVKDEQ